A section of the Sedimentisphaera cyanobacteriorum genome encodes:
- a CDS encoding glycoside hydrolase family 97 protein, with translation MKRKNILLAFAAYLFFSSAVFSADSLSSPDGKLEVYFSLNDKNAVSYSVEYAGMEVLEKSDLGLVCEWADFDSFLKLASESDVQQVSQKYKMLHGKKKNCSYKANRKVYTLTTPHNSAIKIEFRVSDNFAAFRYILPDNGKFYSVIKDEKTSFNFPEDTLSWLHPMAEAKTGWEKTQPSYEEHYAAGREAGEDSKYGQGWSMPALFKTADDNWVLLFETDVYSDYCGTRLLKADDKGGFKIGFPQPEEHRGIQDPVSPAVELPFKSPWRVLVVGDNLGAVVESTAAADLASPCRLEDTGFVEPGRAAWHWLRYADSSSTLEYANSFLDFAAKMQWEYMLIDCYWDNNIGYEKMEDFVKKANSRGVKVILWYNSNGFWNEAPLTPKHKMHTRSVRRSEFARLKEMGVAGVKIDFFGGDKQAVMKLYQDILEDAADYGIMVNFHGATVPRGWHRTYPNMLTLESVKGMEYCTFNQGNADAQPQHCCILPFTRNVVGPMDFTPVVFNPEIRSVQLRTTLGFELALSIVFESGIQHFGLVPEEYDLMPDYVVSFLQDVPVSWDQTHFIKGYPGKLAVIARKKGASWYIGGINGEAEKKNISIDLSFVENLKGKSVSVITDGENRSFMHKELQAEGGFEIDLNANGGFAAVVE, from the coding sequence ATGAAAAGAAAGAACATTCTATTGGCTTTTGCAGCATATTTGTTCTTTTCTTCAGCTGTTTTTTCGGCTGATTCGCTATCCAGCCCGGACGGGAAATTAGAGGTTTATTTTTCGCTGAACGATAAGAACGCCGTCTCTTATTCAGTGGAATATGCAGGCATGGAGGTGTTAGAAAAATCAGATCTTGGTCTTGTATGCGAATGGGCGGATTTTGATTCATTCCTCAAGCTTGCCTCAGAGAGTGATGTTCAGCAGGTTTCACAGAAATACAAGATGCTTCACGGCAAGAAGAAAAACTGCTCTTACAAGGCAAACAGAAAAGTTTATACCCTCACCACTCCTCATAACTCTGCAATAAAGATTGAATTTCGAGTGTCGGATAATTTTGCTGCTTTCCGGTATATCCTGCCTGATAACGGAAAATTTTATTCTGTTATTAAAGACGAAAAAACCTCTTTCAACTTCCCCGAAGACACTTTAAGCTGGCTTCATCCGATGGCAGAGGCCAAAACAGGCTGGGAGAAAACTCAGCCTTCATACGAAGAACATTATGCCGCCGGAAGAGAGGCGGGGGAGGATTCGAAATATGGTCAGGGCTGGTCTATGCCCGCTCTATTCAAAACTGCCGATGATAATTGGGTGCTGCTCTTTGAGACAGATGTTTACAGCGATTATTGCGGAACGAGGCTCCTGAAGGCGGATGATAAGGGGGGTTTTAAGATAGGCTTTCCTCAGCCTGAAGAACACAGAGGCATTCAGGATCCCGTATCGCCGGCAGTTGAGCTGCCTTTCAAATCCCCGTGGAGGGTTCTTGTGGTTGGGGATAATCTCGGGGCAGTTGTCGAGTCCACAGCAGCAGCTGATCTCGCCTCACCATGCAGGCTCGAGGATACAGGGTTTGTAGAGCCCGGCCGCGCCGCTTGGCACTGGCTTCGATATGCAGATTCCAGCTCCACTCTTGAATATGCAAATTCATTCCTTGATTTTGCCGCAAAGATGCAGTGGGAATATATGCTGATAGACTGCTACTGGGACAACAATATCGGATATGAAAAGATGGAGGATTTCGTTAAGAAGGCCAATTCAAGGGGGGTGAAGGTTATCCTCTGGTACAATTCTAACGGTTTCTGGAATGAGGCTCCGCTAACCCCAAAGCATAAGATGCACACTCGCAGTGTGAGGCGGAGCGAATTTGCCAGGCTCAAGGAGATGGGTGTTGCAGGGGTTAAAATTGATTTCTTCGGCGGCGATAAACAGGCAGTAATGAAGCTCTATCAGGATATTCTGGAAGACGCCGCTGATTATGGAATTATGGTTAATTTTCACGGAGCAACTGTTCCCCGCGGCTGGCACCGCACATATCCTAATATGCTTACTCTCGAATCAGTTAAAGGCATGGAATACTGCACTTTCAATCAGGGCAATGCTGATGCCCAGCCTCAGCACTGCTGCATACTCCCTTTCACACGAAATGTCGTGGGGCCTATGGATTTTACGCCGGTAGTATTCAATCCGGAGATTCGCTCTGTGCAGCTGAGAACCACTCTCGGCTTTGAGCTTGCATTGTCGATTGTGTTCGAATCGGGGATTCAGCATTTCGGCCTTGTGCCTGAAGAGTATGATTTGATGCCCGATTATGTTGTTTCTTTCCTGCAGGATGTGCCTGTGAGCTGGGATCAAACGCATTTTATCAAAGGATATCCGGGCAAACTTGCTGTAATCGCCCGCAAAAAAGGCGCCAGCTGGTATATCGGAGGGATAAACGGAGAAGCTGAGAAAAAGAATATCAGTATAGATTTGTCTTTCGTTGAGAATCTCAAAGGCAAATCAGTGAGTGTTATTACAGACGGCGAAAATCGCAGCTTTATGCATAAAGAGCTTCAGGCTGAAGGAGGCTTTGAGATAGATTTGAATGCAAACGGCGGGTTTGCTGCAGTTGTAGAATAA
- a CDS encoding glycoside hydrolase family 43 protein produces the protein MFRLILVLTAAYSSVLFADNPIITDKYTADPAALVHEGKVYLYAGHDECPPRQHRYVLNEWLCFSSEDMVNWKEHPVPLKAKDFDWARADAWASEVIERDGKFYWYVTVSHKKIHGKAIGVAVSDSPEGPFEDARGSALITNDMTTDVKISWDDIDPTVFIDDDDQAYMYWGNQKCRWIKLKDNMIETEGEIHTVEGLPEFTEAPWIHKRGDWYYLSYAYQFPEKTAYAMSKSIEGPWEYKGILNELAGNCNTNHQAIISFKGKDYFFYHTGGISTEGSSFRRSVCIDYLYYNPEGTMKRVQMTTEGVEPVK, from the coding sequence ATGTTCAGATTGATTTTAGTTTTGACCGCTGCATATAGTTCTGTGCTTTTTGCAGACAATCCGATAATTACGGATAAATACACAGCAGACCCGGCAGCTTTGGTGCACGAGGGGAAGGTTTACCTTTACGCCGGCCACGATGAATGCCCTCCCCGGCAGCATAGATATGTGCTGAATGAATGGCTATGCTTCAGCTCAGAAGATATGGTGAACTGGAAGGAGCATCCAGTTCCTTTAAAGGCGAAGGATTTCGACTGGGCAAGAGCAGACGCCTGGGCATCAGAGGTGATTGAAAGGGACGGAAAGTTCTACTGGTATGTAACGGTTTCCCATAAAAAGATTCACGGCAAGGCGATAGGCGTTGCGGTTTCAGACAGCCCCGAAGGGCCTTTCGAAGATGCTCGGGGCTCAGCTCTAATTACAAACGATATGACTACAGATGTTAAAATCTCTTGGGACGATATAGACCCTACCGTATTTATTGACGATGACGATCAGGCCTATATGTACTGGGGCAATCAGAAATGCCGCTGGATTAAGCTCAAAGACAATATGATCGAAACAGAGGGCGAAATCCATACTGTTGAAGGTCTCCCGGAATTTACCGAAGCCCCGTGGATTCACAAACGCGGAGACTGGTACTATCTGTCTTACGCATACCAGTTCCCCGAGAAAACCGCCTATGCGATGAGCAAATCGATTGAAGGGCCTTGGGAATATAAGGGCATTCTCAATGAGCTCGCGGGCAACTGCAATACTAATCATCAGGCGATTATCAGCTTCAAGGGCAAAGACTACTTCTTCTATCATACAGGCGGAATTTCCACTGAAGGCTCAAGTTTCAGAAGGTCTGTATGCATTGATTATCTATACTACAACCCTGAGGGCACGATGAAAAGAGTGCAGATGACAACAGAAGGCGTTGAACCGGTAAAATAA
- a CDS encoding arabinan endo-1,5-alpha-L-arabinosidase yields the protein MKSFALYLVIAVIASAGNLYAKEGVLEGMPDPAVISDGQGTYYIFATGKGLPFYRSDDLVEWKRAGTVFDKPVPQWSKKAIPQTEGIWAPDIVKLNDKYYVYYSVSSFGSQRSVIGVARSSSLNPESPEYGWKDLGLVIESHPGKDDFNAIDPAAFQQDDGRAFMVWGSFWGGIKSIEINPDTGKPLRDNPEVSTVAARPDTPEIPNTPSHAIEGAYMVKHKDMYYLFVSWGLCCDGAESTYRVMVGRSENPLGPYFDHEGKPLAEGGGTLVLANNDYWRGPGHNSVLTTEKGSWMVHHTYNTFQLEKQRILQIRPIYWCKNGWPVVGEPLSEDNPKTTEQASPSPDDIIGSWRLSINYGAQKIYDFLPDGRIANHPKAGWKLSGNIIMINWPESNAADRCVVEMSKDSFIGRNQYGDVIRGIQLDH from the coding sequence ATGAAAAGTTTTGCTTTATATTTGGTTATTGCTGTAATTGCTTCTGCCGGGAATTTGTATGCTAAGGAGGGGGTGCTTGAAGGCATGCCTGACCCGGCGGTAATCTCGGACGGGCAGGGGACATACTATATCTTTGCAACGGGTAAAGGCCTCCCGTTTTACCGCTCTGACGACCTTGTTGAATGGAAGAGGGCGGGCACTGTATTCGATAAGCCCGTACCGCAATGGTCGAAAAAGGCAATCCCGCAAACTGAAGGGATATGGGCGCCGGACATTGTAAAGCTCAATGATAAATACTACGTTTACTACAGCGTTTCTTCATTCGGAAGCCAGCGGTCTGTTATTGGCGTGGCTCGAAGCAGCTCTTTAAATCCCGAGTCGCCCGAGTATGGCTGGAAAGACCTCGGACTTGTTATAGAATCACATCCGGGCAAAGATGATTTCAACGCTATCGATCCCGCAGCCTTCCAGCAGGACGACGGCAGGGCGTTTATGGTTTGGGGTTCGTTTTGGGGCGGAATCAAGAGCATTGAGATAAACCCCGATACGGGCAAACCTCTCAGAGACAATCCAGAGGTCTCTACCGTGGCAGCGAGACCGGACACGCCTGAGATCCCGAATACTCCTTCACATGCGATTGAAGGGGCGTATATGGTAAAGCATAAGGATATGTACTATCTGTTTGTTTCATGGGGGCTCTGCTGCGATGGTGCAGAAAGCACGTATCGAGTTATGGTTGGGCGGTCGGAAAATCCTCTCGGCCCGTATTTTGATCACGAAGGCAAACCGCTTGCAGAAGGCGGGGGAACTCTTGTGCTTGCAAACAACGACTACTGGCGCGGCCCGGGGCATAATTCCGTGCTTACCACAGAGAAGGGCAGCTGGATGGTGCATCATACATACAATACATTCCAGCTTGAAAAGCAGAGAATCCTCCAAATTCGCCCGATCTACTGGTGCAAAAACGGCTGGCCTGTTGTGGGCGAGCCGCTCAGCGAGGATAACCCAAAAACCACCGAACAAGCCAGTCCGAGCCCCGATGATATTATCGGGAGCTGGAGGCTGAGCATTAATTACGGCGCCCAGAAGATTTATGACTTTCTCCCGGACGGACGAATAGCAAACCATCCAAAGGCTGGATGGAAATTGTCCGGCAATATAATAATGATTAACTGGCCTGAATCTAATGCCGCAGACAGATGTGTGGTGGAGATGTCTAAGGATTCGTTTATCGGACGTAATCAGTATGGCGATGTAATCCGCGGGATTCAGCTTGACCATTAA
- a CDS encoding sigma-70 family RNA polymerase sigma factor yields MDSECKKASDDFLDLLIPNQVRIYAYILSMVRNYHDADDVLQDTVKTMFEKYEESKPIDNFVAWGIQIAYFKILDFRKKKANSKVQYDQQLFEKFSDMVEQKQTKDDSVENLEKCIRKLNPRARKMVELRYYQDFRPRQISSLIGLSVTNVYKIMSRIHGKLLACLKAVPADERYE; encoded by the coding sequence ATGGATAGTGAATGCAAAAAAGCGAGTGATGATTTCCTTGATTTGCTAATACCAAATCAAGTTCGGATATATGCGTACATCCTCAGTATGGTTCGCAATTATCACGATGCGGACGATGTTCTGCAGGATACGGTGAAGACTATGTTCGAAAAATATGAGGAGTCTAAGCCGATTGATAATTTCGTGGCGTGGGGAATTCAGATTGCTTATTTCAAAATACTCGATTTTAGAAAGAAAAAAGCTAATTCGAAAGTGCAGTATGACCAGCAGCTTTTCGAAAAATTTTCTGATATGGTAGAGCAGAAACAAACCAAAGATGACAGTGTTGAAAATCTTGAAAAATGCATAAGAAAGCTCAATCCCCGTGCAAGGAAAATGGTGGAGCTGAGGTACTATCAGGACTTTAGGCCGAGGCAGATATCATCCCTTATCGGGCTGTCTGTAACTAATGTATATAAAATAATGAGCAGGATACACGGCAAACTGCTTGCCTGCTTGAAGGCTGTTCCTGCAGATGAAAGATATGAATAA
- a CDS encoding NPCBM/NEW2 domain-containing protein, whose amino-acid sequence MNKNLKSEIDQLLYLTLEDKASPEQTERLNRLMAGSEEVMSYAADYYSLASRLKKSNAIALASLNSPEETNELFNVLEELAAQEQFAPKVEACRECESGAEEKIEKFKPVAGTERVNKFMLVSTAASVAALLLIIIYAQIFPAKQPVARLKDSIGAQWQGARNNFEIGDVFTNAADPITLKEGYAEIQFDYGASVVIEAPSEFFCKSDNQIFMEYGSLYARVPPEAVGFTVDTGTSRIVDLGTEFGVKAGADTQLHVHKGETRLLAGQGNSRHNYSVLAGEAKKMLPSSADVQDIELSKYMFVKQINSETNLIRRGQYYIDLADIVSAGNGFGSGREAVELNPASAEFSKISSEDRTADNRFRSVKSPFIDGVFVPNGALRQIIASAGHLFKQCPETMGNYYVGITENLNRLDDRPIELNGIDYGKDKNSSIFMHANIGITFDLEALRNQLDGASLRNFKADIGVCNSSWQQCNADFWVLIDGELKYSRTNVTEKGVIDSLNIKINPEDRFLTLVTTDGGDPEVLYKDGEPIYSIQSDWCIFAEPMILFE is encoded by the coding sequence ATGAATAAGAACCTAAAAAGTGAAATTGATCAGCTCCTTTATTTAACTCTGGAAGACAAAGCCTCCCCTGAACAGACCGAACGTCTAAACAGGCTTATGGCCGGCAGCGAAGAGGTTATGAGCTATGCAGCTGATTATTATTCGCTTGCTTCTCGTTTGAAAAAGAGCAATGCTATTGCCCTGGCATCACTGAACAGCCCAGAAGAAACCAATGAGCTGTTCAATGTTCTCGAAGAGCTCGCAGCGCAGGAGCAGTTCGCCCCGAAGGTTGAGGCTTGCAGAGAATGTGAATCCGGGGCAGAAGAGAAGATAGAAAAATTCAAGCCGGTAGCAGGGACGGAGAGGGTAAATAAATTTATGCTTGTTTCCACAGCCGCTTCAGTTGCAGCGCTTTTGCTGATAATAATATATGCCCAGATCTTTCCCGCAAAGCAGCCGGTAGCGAGGCTGAAGGATTCTATCGGAGCCCAGTGGCAGGGTGCTCGAAATAATTTTGAAATTGGAGATGTGTTTACCAACGCAGCAGATCCGATAACTCTCAAGGAAGGCTATGCAGAGATTCAATTTGATTACGGCGCTTCTGTGGTGATTGAAGCCCCGAGCGAATTTTTCTGCAAATCAGATAATCAGATCTTTATGGAATACGGAAGCCTGTATGCAAGAGTGCCCCCGGAGGCTGTGGGATTTACCGTTGATACGGGAACATCAAGGATTGTAGATTTAGGCACAGAATTTGGAGTTAAAGCAGGAGCAGATACTCAGCTGCATGTTCATAAGGGTGAAACCAGGCTCTTGGCAGGGCAGGGCAACAGCAGACATAACTATTCAGTTCTTGCAGGGGAGGCTAAAAAGATGCTTCCAAGCTCAGCAGATGTGCAGGATATTGAGCTCAGCAAATATATGTTCGTTAAGCAGATTAACTCCGAAACAAACCTGATTCGCAGAGGGCAGTATTATATTGATCTGGCAGATATAGTTTCCGCTGGCAACGGTTTTGGAAGCGGCAGGGAAGCTGTTGAGCTGAATCCAGCAAGCGCAGAATTCTCTAAAATATCATCAGAAGACCGGACTGCAGACAACAGATTCAGAAGCGTTAAAAGCCCGTTCATTGATGGGGTGTTTGTTCCTAACGGGGCTCTCAGGCAGATAATTGCCTCAGCAGGCCACCTTTTCAAGCAGTGTCCTGAAACCATGGGCAACTACTATGTGGGCATTACTGAAAACCTGAACCGACTTGACGACCGCCCTATAGAACTAAACGGCATCGATTACGGAAAAGACAAAAATTCTTCGATCTTTATGCATGCTAATATCGGTATTACATTCGATCTGGAGGCTCTTAGAAACCAGCTTGACGGCGCATCTCTTAGAAATTTCAAGGCTGATATTGGCGTGTGCAATTCATCTTGGCAGCAGTGCAACGCAGATTTCTGGGTTCTGATAGACGGTGAGCTTAAATACAGCAGAACAAACGTTACAGAAAAAGGCGTCATCGATTCTCTGAACATCAAAATAAACCCTGAAGACCGCTTCCTCACACTCGTTACCACTGACGGAGGCGATCCAGAAGTATTGTATAAAGACGGCGAGCCGATTTACAGTATTCAAAGTGATTGGTGTATTTTTGCTGAACCGATGATATTGTTTGAATAA